A part of Biomphalaria glabrata chromosome 3, xgBioGlab47.1, whole genome shotgun sequence genomic DNA contains:
- the LOC106057080 gene encoding uncharacterized protein LOC106057080 translates to MSIYIYYKPICAEDIRKSTLWSAHLVLYGMSVSNKELQRHKLIAQPEWKTRYENKACHRRLFLYLDTLSRRSERVAARMTHDIRRANVNILHKDEDRKSRVGFPLLKITASGKRKHGGKGAHYPSEQQPRSFKLSFIDTEKSTESKTSQINDVISCQYGRACQSCPYFPCRRPQTYHSLGFRPDNCSTFEWITWSDLQKRQNL, encoded by the exons atgtctatatatatatactataagcCTATATGTGCTGAAGACATAAGGAAGAGCACACTTTGGAGCGCACACCTTGTTTTATATGG AATGAGTGTGTCTAATAAGGAGCTCCAGAGGCATAAACTAATAGCTCAACCCGAGTGGAAAACACGCTATGAAAACAAGGCCTGTCACAGGCGTCTCTTTCTTTACTTGGACACATTGAGTCGACGGTCTGAGAGGGTGGCTGCCAGAATGACTCATGACATACGGAGAGCCAATGTGAACATCTTGCACAAAGATGAAGACAGAAAATCTCGAGTCGGATTCCCTCTGCTAAAAATAACTGCTTCCGGGAAAAGAAAGCATGGCGGGAAAGGTGCACACTATCCATCAGAACAACAGCCAAGGTCATTCAAACTCTCTTTCATTGACACGGAGAAGTCGACGGAGAGTAAAACATCACAAataaatgacgtcatttcatgcCAGTACGGGCGAGCCTGCCAGTCGTGCCCCTATTTTCCCTGCCGGCGTCCCCAGACGTACCACAGCCTCGGCTTTCGTCCCGACAACTGCTCCACTTTTGAGTGGATCACTTGGTCTGATCTGCAAAAGCGTCAAAATCTGTGA